One region of Quercus lobata isolate SW786 chromosome 2, ValleyOak3.0 Primary Assembly, whole genome shotgun sequence genomic DNA includes:
- the LOC115974770 gene encoding uncharacterized protein LOC115974770 isoform X1, whose product MATPAHVSIKPFFDSLCFSHSLTTAKKANKSNLALTRTRCALYSASPPPPPPKWRESRRLVNVSLVLSVSHFLFIPSYAMAGGFFDKYVKRKKLDPLEVYIPAVILTQLQIKDLEKSLEADQPQYGSCRSLLRSGPAGSLRVNIRAVAQYASDNGNGKTASNNVDQCLRALEDLDSLLLNASRNDPGASVESMKGKINIALNALDSLLQTVPSDVLEKGKAVADSYMITEDVEPEILDPEMQKLESIL is encoded by the exons ATGGCCACCCCTGCGCACGTTAGCATCAAGCCTTTCTTCGATTCCTTATgcttctctcattctctcacaACCGcaaaaaaagctaataaatCGAATTTGGCGCTAACGAGAACGAGGTGCGCATTGTACTCAGcgtcaccaccaccaccaccaccaaaatggCGGGAAAGCAGGCGATTGGTCAACGTGTCCCTCGTCCTCTCAGTCTCACACTTCCTCTTTATCCCCAGCT ATGCTATGGCTGGTGGCTTTTTCGATAAATATGTGAAAAG GAAAAAACTTGATCCATTGGAAGTTTATATACCGGCTGTCATATTGACGCAGTTACAGATCAAGGACTTAG AGAAATCTTTAGAAGCTGATCAACCCCAATATGGTAGCTGCCGATCTTTGCTACGTTCTGGCCCTGCAGGATCCCTTCGTGTAAATATTAGAGCG GTGGCACAATATGCTTCAGACAATGGCAATGGTAAAACTGCTTCCAATAATGTTGATCAATGTCTCAG AGCCTTGGAGGATCTTGATTCCTTACTTCTAAATGCTTCAAGAAATGATCCAGGAGCCTCAGTTGAATCAATGAAAGGAAAGATCAATATTGCCCTTAATGCTCTAGACAG CCTGCTTCAAACTGTTCCTTCTGATGTGCTAGAGAAAGGGAAGGCTGTGGCTGATTCCTATATGATTACAGAAGATGTGGAACCTGAAATTTTGGACCCAGAAATGCAGAAGTTGGAATCAATTTTATGA
- the LOC115974770 gene encoding uncharacterized protein LOC115974770 isoform X2, whose product MATPAHVSIKPFFDSLCFSHSLTTAKKANKSNLALTRTRCALYSASPPPPPPKWRESRRLVNVSLVLSVSHFLFIPSYAMAGGFFDKYVKRKKLDPLEVYIPAVILTQLQIKDLEKSLEADQPQYGSCRSLLRSGPAGSLRVNIRAVAQYASDNGNGKTASNNVDQCLRALEDLDSLLLNASRNDPGASVESMKGKINIALNALDREREGCG is encoded by the exons ATGGCCACCCCTGCGCACGTTAGCATCAAGCCTTTCTTCGATTCCTTATgcttctctcattctctcacaACCGcaaaaaaagctaataaatCGAATTTGGCGCTAACGAGAACGAGGTGCGCATTGTACTCAGcgtcaccaccaccaccaccaccaaaatggCGGGAAAGCAGGCGATTGGTCAACGTGTCCCTCGTCCTCTCAGTCTCACACTTCCTCTTTATCCCCAGCT ATGCTATGGCTGGTGGCTTTTTCGATAAATATGTGAAAAG GAAAAAACTTGATCCATTGGAAGTTTATATACCGGCTGTCATATTGACGCAGTTACAGATCAAGGACTTAG AGAAATCTTTAGAAGCTGATCAACCCCAATATGGTAGCTGCCGATCTTTGCTACGTTCTGGCCCTGCAGGATCCCTTCGTGTAAATATTAGAGCG GTGGCACAATATGCTTCAGACAATGGCAATGGTAAAACTGCTTCCAATAATGTTGATCAATGTCTCAG AGCCTTGGAGGATCTTGATTCCTTACTTCTAAATGCTTCAAGAAATGATCCAGGAGCCTCAGTTGAATCAATGAAAGGAAAGATCAATATTGCCCTTAATGCTCTAGACAG AGAAAGGGAAGGCTGTGGCTGA